A part of Desulfomicrobium baculatum DSM 4028 genomic DNA contains:
- a CDS encoding response regulator — protein MYNQDVDAIVDEYVTRIPVSVLLIDDEFLIGEAMRIKLSSETDITFHYCKEPDKALETAIGVQPTVIMLDLVMPGVNGLTMVKFFKSSEDFRDVPLIVLSAREEPELKKKAIALGANDYMVKLPDKTDLVARIRCHSERYIFKQQRDELIMKIRAMSGQNNNGFSSPYLD, from the coding sequence ATGTACAATCAAGACGTTGATGCCATCGTGGACGAATACGTGACCCGGATTCCGGTCTCGGTCCTGCTGATCGATGATGAGTTTCTGATAGGGGAGGCCATGCGTATCAAGCTCTCCTCGGAAACGGACATCACCTTCCACTACTGCAAGGAACCGGACAAGGCCCTGGAAACAGCCATTGGTGTTCAGCCTACCGTGATAATGCTTGATCTTGTCATGCCGGGCGTGAACGGCCTGACCATGGTCAAGTTTTTCAAGAGCAGCGAGGATTTTCGCGATGTGCCCCTCATTGTGTTGTCGGCCCGCGAGGAACCGGAACTCAAGAAGAAGGCCATTGCCTTGGGCGCCAACGACTACATGGTCAAACTGCCGGACAAGACCGACCTTGTGGCCCGCATCCGCTGCCATTCGGAGCGCTACATTTTCAAGCAGCAACGCGACGAGCTGATCATGAAAATAAGGGCGATGTCAGGCCAGAACAACAATGGCTTTTCTTCCCCGTATCTGGATTGA
- a CDS encoding GspE/PulE family protein, protein MLKSKLIDIKKIFQAAQAFEMAWNKCLPDLKALFQVEQIRLYKCDAQHSELFALVLKDGRPREVRLPISTSSLVGYTAQSQIPFILKSIEAEEFEAIHPSLRFDRQYDQLVDFETRNVISMPIQHENELLGVLQLLNKQGGDFSREDEAFCRLIVSIMGQKMFEERSLPKGPYEYLVLQGALTREQLDDAVSRSARKGISTSRLLQLDFGVSPDDIGASLEIYYQTPFVRYQENPVSEHMLKGINRQYLLNNLWVPIHAKGERVVILLHNPHDSEKIEEIKRILNVKEYEFKVGLPEEILAFLGDRSQLLKSAGGSQGMADAYEAMREDEHEEEFDEYDDGDDLSEALADLEGVSDEGLELAQVEEEDISQESRQLAVRFVNKIIMHAHKTGASDIHIEPSRTGRPGVVRMRIDGTCMRVLTVPESIIKPVVSRIKILSNLNISERRLPQDGKARVRFKGRELELRVATLPTVHGESAVLRMLTSGKALPFEKLNLSDANAAQIERLMFKPHGIFLVVGPTGSGKTTTLHSILARINTPDKKIWTVEDPVEITQPGLQQVQVESAIGLDFPRIMRAFLRADPDVILVGEMRDLQTAQIGVEASLTGHMVFSTLHTNSAAETVTRLLDMGIESLNFSEALHGILAQRLVKTLCAQCREAYAPSDEEWAYLLSQYGAEFFPELGIERSTASIYRAKGCGRCGQTGYRGRIGIHELLVATPEVRKAIARKQPSEEVARMAIEQGMRTLYQDGIAKIFKGDIDILQLQKVTTSE, encoded by the coding sequence ATGCTCAAGTCCAAGCTGATCGACATCAAGAAAATTTTTCAGGCGGCCCAGGCCTTTGAGATGGCCTGGAATAAATGTCTGCCCGATTTGAAGGCTCTTTTTCAAGTCGAGCAGATACGTTTGTACAAGTGCGATGCGCAGCATTCGGAATTGTTCGCCCTCGTTCTGAAAGACGGCAGGCCGCGTGAAGTGCGTCTGCCCATTTCCACTTCGAGCCTTGTCGGTTACACGGCCCAATCGCAGATACCCTTTATCCTAAAGAGCATTGAAGCTGAGGAATTCGAGGCCATTCATCCGAGCCTGCGTTTTGACCGCCAGTACGATCAGTTGGTCGATTTTGAAACGCGCAACGTGATCTCCATGCCGATTCAGCACGAGAATGAGCTTTTGGGGGTGTTGCAGCTCCTGAACAAGCAAGGTGGGGATTTTTCCCGCGAGGACGAGGCCTTTTGTCGTTTGATAGTGAGCATCATGGGGCAGAAAATGTTCGAGGAACGCAGCCTGCCCAAGGGGCCGTACGAATATCTCGTTTTGCAGGGTGCTCTGACCCGCGAGCAGCTCGACGACGCCGTTTCGCGCTCGGCCAGGAAGGGCATTTCCACATCCCGCCTGCTGCAGCTGGATTTTGGCGTGAGCCCGGATGACATCGGCGCATCGCTGGAAATCTATTACCAGACGCCGTTTGTGCGCTACCAGGAAAATCCCGTCTCTGAGCATATGCTCAAAGGCATCAACCGCCAATACCTGCTCAACAACCTGTGGGTGCCCATCCATGCCAAGGGCGAGCGGGTCGTGATCCTCCTTCACAATCCGCACGATTCCGAAAAGATCGAGGAGATCAAACGAATCCTGAACGTGAAGGAATATGAATTCAAGGTGGGGTTGCCCGAGGAGATTCTAGCATTTCTTGGCGATCGCAGCCAGCTGCTGAAGTCCGCCGGCGGCTCGCAAGGAATGGCCGATGCCTATGAAGCCATGCGCGAGGATGAACATGAGGAGGAGTTCGACGAGTATGACGACGGGGACGACCTCTCCGAAGCCCTGGCCGATCTGGAAGGGGTCTCCGACGAGGGCCTTGAGCTCGCGCAGGTCGAAGAGGAGGACATTTCCCAGGAAAGCCGCCAGCTCGCCGTCCGCTTTGTGAACAAGATCATCATGCACGCGCACAAGACCGGAGCCTCGGACATTCACATCGAACCCTCAAGAACGGGGCGCCCTGGAGTGGTGCGCATGCGCATCGACGGCACCTGCATGCGGGTGCTGACCGTCCCGGAGAGCATCATCAAGCCGGTGGTTTCGCGCATCAAGATCCTCTCGAACCTGAATATTTCCGAGCGGAGGCTGCCGCAGGACGGCAAGGCCAGGGTCCGTTTCAAGGGGCGCGAGCTTGAGCTTCGCGTGGCCACGCTCCCCACCGTGCACGGCGAGAGCGCCGTGCTGCGCATGCTCACCTCCGGAAAGGCCCTGCCCTTCGAGAAGCTGAACTTAAGCGATGCGAACGCGGCTCAGATTGAGCGCCTGATGTTCAAGCCGCATGGAATTTTTCTGGTCGTCGGGCCGACAGGATCGGGCAAGACGACCACCCTGCACTCCATCCTGGCGCGCATCAACACCCCGGACAAGAAGATCTGGACCGTGGAGGACCCGGTCGAGATCACGCAGCCGGGACTGCAGCAGGTCCAGGTCGAGAGTGCCATCGGCCTTGATTTTCCCCGCATCATGCGCGCCTTTCTGCGTGCGGATCCGGACGTGATCCTCGTGGGCGAAATGCGTGATCTCCAGACCGCGCAGATCGGCGTGGAGGCTTCGCTCACGGGACACATGGTTTTTTCGACCCTGCACACCAATTCCGCGGCGGAAACAGTGACCCGCCTTCTGGACATGGGCATAGAATCGCTTAACTTCTCTGAAGCGCTGCACGGAATTCTGGCCCAGCGCCTGGTCAAGACCCTGTGCGCGCAATGCCGCGAGGCCTATGCTCCTTCCGACGAGGAGTGGGCGTATCTGCTGAGTCAATACGGGGCGGAGTTTTTTCCTGAGCTTGGGATCGAGCGTTCCACAGCCAGCATCTACCGGGCAAAGGGCTGCGGACGTTGCGGTCAGACCGGGTACCGAGGGCGGATCGGCATTCACGAGCTGCTCGTGGCGACCCCTGAAGTCCGCAAGGCCATAGCCCGCAAACAACCGTCGGAAGAGGTGGCGCGGATGGCCATCGAGCAAGGCATGCGGACTCTCTATCAGGACGGGATAGCAAAGATTTTCAAAGGGGATATAGATATCCTGCAACTGCAGAAAGTGACGACCTCCGAGTGA
- a CDS encoding Hsp20/alpha crystallin family protein — MAKLFPWNSWLEMEDLKEEMQRLVEDSACSSPFAENGRRLARFRPVADVIEVEDAFFVLVELPGLEREDVRLEVHGNELAVYGERRPPLNVEGAAFQVMERSYGCFSRRFELPEDIDDQAVAASMKSGLLQVRVPKLARRSVNRNIPISMDE, encoded by the coding sequence ATGGCAAAGCTTTTTCCCTGGAATTCCTGGCTTGAGATGGAAGATTTGAAAGAAGAGATGCAGCGTCTGGTCGAGGATTCTGCCTGTTCATCCCCTTTTGCCGAGAACGGACGCAGGCTGGCCAGATTCAGGCCCGTGGCCGATGTGATCGAGGTCGAGGATGCTTTTTTTGTCCTGGTGGAGTTGCCGGGGCTTGAGCGTGAAGACGTCCGGCTTGAGGTGCACGGCAACGAGCTGGCCGTTTACGGCGAACGCCGGCCGCCCCTGAATGTCGAGGGCGCGGCCTTTCAGGTCATGGAGCGGTCGTATGGCTGCTTTTCCCGTCGCTTCGAGCTGCCGGAAGACATCGATGATCAGGCCGTTGCGGCCAGCATGAAATCGGGCCTCTTGCAGGTGCGGGTCCCCAAGCTCGCTCGGCGCTCGGTGAACAGGAATATTCCCATTTCCATGGATGAATGA
- a CDS encoding trypsin-like peptidase domain-containing protein, whose amino-acid sequence MKIIKLLAVMLCWALVSAHFSFAADKGIRMTPVVRTVQSVAPAVVNIHTARIVEQEINPFGSMFDDSLFRHFFGSQDLTRRFEQRSLGSGVIIDAGKSLVLTNAHVIEGASTIRVRLLDGRQFDGELVGSDPDFDLAILHLKDAQNLPQASMGDSSDMMIGETVIAIGNPFGFGNTVTTGVVSALERTIETKQGTFTDFIQTDAAINPGNSGGPLMNLAGELVGINTAIYAEAEGIGFAIPINKAKRVVDELVSHGRVQAVWLGLEGQDVDERIARYLGLEETRGMLVTQVHEAASQKAGIEAGDVITSVNGVTVDDRTHYQRILRNFTLGQDLRLEIAGQTGKRRVPVKLQSFTNDKALDMATRRWGMTVEARGGNLLISGIRPGSPAQQLGLKSGDILLKVAGDAQTSLDDYARAFKRYRMANTVLLLVARDGRGYHVRLRV is encoded by the coding sequence GTGAAAATTATCAAGTTGCTGGCCGTGATGCTTTGCTGGGCGCTCGTAAGCGCCCATTTTTCTTTTGCCGCCGACAAGGGCATCCGCATGACTCCGGTGGTGCGCACCGTGCAGAGCGTTGCTCCGGCGGTGGTCAACATCCACACCGCGCGCATCGTCGAGCAGGAGATCAATCCCTTTGGCTCCATGTTCGACGACAGCCTGTTCCGCCATTTCTTCGGTTCGCAGGATTTGACCCGGCGTTTCGAGCAACGCAGCCTCGGCTCGGGAGTGATCATTGACGCGGGCAAGAGTCTGGTGCTGACCAATGCGCATGTCATCGAGGGCGCCTCGACCATCAGGGTCCGCCTCCTGGACGGGCGGCAGTTCGACGGCGAGCTGGTCGGCTCCGATCCGGATTTCGATCTGGCCATTCTGCATTTGAAAGACGCCCAAAATCTGCCGCAGGCGTCCATGGGCGATTCTTCGGACATGATGATCGGCGAGACGGTCATCGCCATCGGCAACCCGTTCGGTTTCGGCAATACCGTGACCACGGGCGTGGTGTCCGCCCTGGAGCGGACCATCGAGACCAAGCAGGGTACGTTCACCGACTTCATCCAGACCGACGCGGCCATCAATCCCGGCAACAGCGGCGGCCCGCTCATGAACCTGGCCGGCGAGCTTGTCGGCATCAACACCGCCATCTATGCCGAGGCCGAAGGGATCGGGTTCGCCATCCCCATCAACAAGGCCAAAAGGGTTGTGGACGAGCTGGTCAGCCATGGCCGCGTGCAGGCCGTGTGGCTGGGTCTGGAGGGGCAGGACGTGGATGAGCGCATTGCCCGGTATCTGGGCCTGGAGGAGACGCGGGGCATGCTCGTGACGCAGGTCCACGAGGCCGCCTCGCAAAAGGCCGGGATCGAGGCCGGGGATGTGATCACGTCGGTCAACGGTGTGACCGTCGATGACCGCACCCATTATCAGCGTATACTCAGGAATTTCACTCTCGGCCAGGACCTGCGGCTGGAGATTGCCGGACAGACAGGAAAACGCAGGGTCCCCGTGAAGCTGCAATCCTTCACCAACGACAAGGCGCTGGATATGGCCACCCGGCGTTGGGGCATGACGGTGGAGGCGAGAGGAGGCAACCTGCTCATATCCGGGATTCGGCCCGGAAGCCCCGCCCAGCAGCTGGGGCTCAAAAGCGGCGACATCCTGCTCAAGGTGGCGGGAGACGCGCAGACGTCCCTGGACGACTATGCCAGGGCCTTCAAGCGCTATCGCATGGCCAACACCGTTCTGCTGCTCGTGGCCCGGGACGGGCGCGGCTATCATGTGCGGCTGCGGGTCTGA
- the alr gene encoding alanine racemase has protein sequence MSIWYNHVRTRIRLKALVDNYRLIRTRATNPAPVIKSDAYGHGLPEAAAALFAAGARTMAAGTVGEAAVLKDTVPEVEVISLLGPLDTADYACVCERDIVAFVGSTEQLLLLEEAARLAGTTVRVALKFDTGMARLGFAVDEAAGVADTLDGLEHVRATMACSHLATADDPGQAEYAQEQGGRFARILKALHARGLDVRASLANSGAIFGHPALHHDLQRPGIALYGANPFHGTPWEAKGHGLQPAMQVSSRLVQIRTIPAGQSVSYGRTFTAPAEMRIGIVAVGYADNYSRGLSAKAQMLIHGKRVPVLGRVCMQLTAVDLSHVPEAAAGDEIFMLGGAGPAAISAEELAGWWGTITYEVFCLLGQNPREYVD, from the coding sequence ATGAGCATCTGGTACAATCACGTGCGTACGCGCATTCGCCTTAAGGCGTTGGTCGATAATTACAGGTTGATCCGCACCCGCGCCACGAACCCGGCGCCGGTCATCAAGTCCGATGCCTATGGGCATGGGCTGCCCGAAGCAGCCGCGGCCCTTTTTGCGGCCGGGGCCCGAACCATGGCCGCGGGAACAGTGGGCGAAGCCGCCGTCTTGAAGGATACCGTGCCTGAGGTCGAGGTCATCTCCCTGCTCGGCCCTCTGGATACGGCCGACTATGCGTGCGTGTGCGAGCGCGATATTGTCGCTTTTGTCGGCAGCACCGAGCAGCTGCTGCTCCTGGAAGAGGCCGCACGGCTTGCCGGGACAACGGTCCGGGTCGCGCTCAAGTTCGACACGGGCATGGCCCGTTTGGGCTTTGCAGTGGACGAGGCCGCAGGCGTGGCGGACACCCTTGACGGGCTGGAGCATGTCCGGGCGACCATGGCCTGTTCCCATTTGGCCACGGCCGACGATCCGGGGCAGGCCGAATATGCGCAGGAACAGGGCGGGCGATTCGCCCGCATTCTGAAGGCGCTGCATGCCCGGGGGCTGGATGTGCGGGCCAGCCTGGCCAACTCCGGCGCCATCTTCGGACACCCCGCGTTGCATCACGACCTGCAGCGTCCGGGCATTGCCCTTTACGGCGCAAATCCCTTCCATGGCACGCCCTGGGAGGCAAAGGGACACGGGTTGCAACCGGCCATGCAGGTTTCGAGCAGGCTGGTGCAGATCCGGACCATACCGGCCGGTCAGAGCGTGAGCTACGGACGAACGTTTACCGCCCCTGCCGAAATGCGTATCGGCATCGTCGCTGTCGGGTATGCGGACAACTATTCGCGCGGGCTCTCGGCCAAGGCGCAAATGCTCATCCATGGCAAACGGGTTCCCGTGCTTGGGCGGGTCTGCATGCAGCTCACGGCAGTGGATTTAAGCCATGTGCCGGAGGCGGCGGCGGGAGACGAGATTTTCATGCTTGGCGGCGCGGGGCCCGCTGCCATTTCTGCCGAAGAGCTCGCCGGGTGGTGGGGGACGATCACCTACGAGGTGTTTTGTCTGCTGGGCCAGAATCCGCGTGAGTACGTGGACTAG
- the metC gene encoding cystathionine beta-lyase, whose product MHPSTRLIHAAGTHAPTARTISPAISRGSTVLFDSHADFIKAGRGEYDGITYGTDRLPQQRILEEALRVLENAALTRVYPSGISAISETLLAFVRAGDEILVCDNAYGPTIRFCTEVLGKLGVQSRIIPPDTGADITDHLRPQTRLIFLESPGSLSFEIQDVPAITTIARQRGIVTILDNTWATPLYLNPFALGVDVSIQSVTKYISGHSDVLMGSVSTNGAHAETLARAYAGREIYASPEDCQLTLRGLKTLPLRMKEHQASALVVAQALVDHPLVERVLHPALPSHPQHALWRRDFTGSSGLFAFTFKKEYPDSALGRFVDSLELFGIGYSWGGFMSLVTTGRPKREFAGPLSGKTLVRLNIGLEDPADLLADLNTGLARLEDS is encoded by the coding sequence ATGCATCCATCCACCAGGCTCATCCATGCCGCAGGCACACATGCGCCCACCGCCCGAACCATAAGCCCGGCGATTTCCAGAGGGTCGACAGTGCTCTTTGACAGCCACGCCGACTTCATCAAAGCCGGCCGGGGCGAATACGACGGGATAACATACGGCACCGACCGCCTGCCCCAGCAACGCATCCTCGAAGAAGCGCTGCGCGTGCTGGAAAACGCGGCCCTGACCCGCGTTTATCCATCGGGAATCAGCGCCATCAGCGAAACCCTTCTGGCCTTTGTCCGGGCCGGAGACGAAATCCTTGTCTGCGACAACGCCTACGGGCCGACCATCCGTTTCTGCACCGAGGTTCTTGGCAAACTGGGCGTGCAAAGCCGGATCATCCCACCCGACACAGGGGCGGACATCACAGACCACCTGCGCCCGCAAACCCGCCTGATTTTTCTCGAATCACCGGGTTCTTTAAGTTTTGAGATTCAGGATGTTCCGGCCATCACCACCATCGCGCGGCAGCGGGGCATCGTCACCATCCTGGACAACACCTGGGCCACCCCGCTGTATCTGAACCCCTTTGCACTCGGCGTGGACGTATCCATCCAGTCCGTGACCAAGTATATTTCGGGGCACTCGGACGTGCTCATGGGCTCCGTTTCGACCAACGGGGCCCACGCCGAAACCCTGGCCAGGGCCTATGCCGGGCGGGAAATCTACGCATCTCCCGAAGACTGTCAGCTGACCCTGCGCGGCCTCAAGACCCTGCCCCTGCGCATGAAAGAGCACCAGGCCTCGGCCCTGGTCGTGGCCCAGGCGCTAGTCGATCATCCGCTGGTGGAACGGGTGCTGCACCCGGCGCTGCCCTCACACCCGCAGCACGCGCTCTGGAGACGCGATTTCACGGGCTCCTCGGGACTCTTCGCCTTTACCTTCAAAAAGGAATACCCGGACAGCGCCCTGGGGCGTTTTGTGGACAGCCTCGAACTTTTCGGCATCGGCTACAGCTGGGGCGGATTCATGAGCCTTGTGACCACGGGCAGGCCCAAACGCGAGTTTGCCGGACCGCTGTCCGGAAAAACCCTGGTCCGGCTGAACATCGGCCTGGAGGATCCGGCCGACTTGCTGGCGGATCTGAACACGGGGCTTGCGCGCCTGGAAGACAGCTAA
- a CDS encoding NlpC/P60 family protein: MDFPQGGQGPRNEFLALPGFALLLFIFCTLGGCSPKHVDSSFCPPAVMQEPVAQSEARQDDDTGPVRHREFDYSTIFSRDNDYFSTSAPEYAADFSSLTTSDEIEPVPAIGDIVLAQYEDWRGVRYRLGGTDYRGVDCSGLVQAIYKDAFEMELPRTSSEQAKLGEAVPRDEIQPGDLLYFIDRGRKHMGVAVNENEFLHASRKKGVTLSKFDKYWTPRLKRVRRILDSDEQLVIRPSGG, encoded by the coding sequence ATGGATTTTCCGCAAGGTGGGCAAGGCCCCCGTAATGAGTTTTTGGCTTTGCCCGGATTTGCGCTCCTTCTCTTTATTTTTTGCACCCTGGGTGGCTGTTCGCCCAAGCACGTGGACTCATCCTTCTGTCCCCCGGCTGTCATGCAGGAACCCGTTGCCCAATCGGAAGCGCGCCAGGATGACGACACGGGGCCTGTCCGGCATCGCGAATTCGATTATTCAACCATCTTTTCCCGTGATAACGATTATTTCTCCACCTCGGCCCCGGAATACGCCGCCGATTTTTCTTCCCTGACAACGTCCGATGAAATCGAGCCGGTTCCCGCCATCGGGGACATTGTTCTTGCGCAGTACGAAGATTGGCGTGGAGTGCGCTATCGTTTAGGCGGCACGGACTATCGCGGCGTGGATTGCTCGGGGCTGGTGCAGGCGATTTATAAGGACGCCTTCGAAATGGAATTGCCCCGCACATCCTCGGAACAGGCCAAATTGGGCGAGGCCGTGCCTCGTGACGAAATCCAGCCGGGCGATCTGTTGTACTTCATTGATCGCGGCCGCAAGCATATGGGCGTGGCCGTGAACGAGAACGAATTTTTGCACGCTTCGCGCAAGAAAGGCGTGACTCTGTCCAAGTTCGACAAATACTGGACCCCGCGTTTGAAGCGCGTCCGTCGCATTCTGGATAGCGATGAGCAGCTTGTGATCCGCCCCAGCGGCGGCTGA
- a CDS encoding NlpC/P60 family protein: protein MTRDYSFLVFVCLLFLGVGCAPKTVIQPVVVPPSPHTVRDASVSEILLSQFEAWKGVRHRIGGTDRQGVDCSGLVQAIFREAFQVTLPRTSRDQSRMGQRVEVKEMRPGDLVYFLDKGGDHIGVLVAQRTFLHASASRGVTLSTLDAYWWPRLKRVQRVLS from the coding sequence GTGACCCGTGATTATTCCTTCCTGGTCTTTGTCTGTCTGCTTTTTCTGGGGGTCGGCTGCGCACCCAAGACCGTGATTCAACCTGTCGTGGTTCCGCCTTCTCCGCACACTGTCCGTGACGCGTCGGTTTCTGAAATCCTGTTGTCCCAGTTTGAGGCATGGAAAGGCGTGCGGCATCGAATCGGCGGTACGGACCGGCAGGGCGTGGATTGCTCGGGGCTGGTGCAGGCGATTTTCCGGGAGGCGTTTCAGGTAACGCTGCCCCGCACATCCCGGGATCAGAGCCGGATGGGCCAACGGGTCGAAGTCAAAGAGATGCGGCCCGGAGATTTGGTCTATTTTCTGGACAAGGGTGGCGATCACATCGGCGTGCTTGTGGCGCAAAGAACATTTCTGCACGCCTCGGCGAGCCGGGGGGTGACCCTCTCAACCCTTGACGCCTACTGGTGGCCGAGACTCAAGCGGGTGCAGCGCGTCCTGTCCTGA
- a CDS encoding DUF2784 domain-containing protein — MAHLLAANAVLLLHLFFICLVMLGGLIVLRRPWFAVVHVPAAVWGALVEAFGWYCPLTDLENALLRRAGEEGYAGGFVAHYLLAVIYPDGLTRETQIVLAGLVVLINAVVYGLVLKRRSGRKRTG; from the coding sequence ATGGCCCACCTTCTCGCCGCCAACGCGGTTCTCCTCCTGCACCTTTTTTTCATCTGCCTGGTCATGCTCGGCGGCCTCATCGTACTGCGCAGGCCTTGGTTTGCCGTGGTCCATGTCCCGGCGGCGGTCTGGGGCGCGCTGGTCGAAGCCTTTGGCTGGTACTGTCCGCTGACTGATCTGGAAAATGCCCTGCTGCGCCGGGCGGGAGAGGAAGGATACGCAGGAGGGTTCGTTGCGCACTACCTGCTGGCCGTGATTTATCCTGACGGATTGACCCGCGAAACGCAGATAGTGCTGGCGGGCCTGGTCGTGCTGATCAACGCGGTGGTGTACGGATTGGTCTTGAAGAGAAGATCGGGGCGCAAACGGACGGGATGA